One genomic segment of Gammaproteobacteria bacterium includes these proteins:
- a CDS encoding Uma2 family endonuclease, giving the protein MNWLEVCEHPALQDLPFKIELDETGKIIMAPTKVYHSIYQGEIAYQLRTLSPTGKAFVECAIATRKGTKVADVVWASPERLATIWPEVECSVAPELCVEVLSSTNTGKEMRTKRQLYFEKGALEVWLCNADGHLSFFGPHGLLKKSVLFPDFPAKIEL; this is encoded by the coding sequence ATGAACTGGCTGGAAGTGTGTGAACATCCGGCGTTGCAGGATTTGCCCTTCAAGATCGAGCTGGATGAAACCGGGAAAATCATCATGGCGCCGACCAAGGTTTATCATTCGATTTATCAAGGGGAAATCGCTTATCAGTTGCGCACCCTCTCACCGACGGGCAAAGCCTTTGTTGAATGCGCGATTGCTACCCGCAAGGGCACCAAGGTGGCTGACGTCGTATGGGCATCCCCGGAACGACTCGCGACCATCTGGCCAGAAGTGGAATGTTCGGTCGCCCCGGAGCTGTGTGTCGAGGTGCTGTCTTCCACTAATACCGGTAAGGAAATGCGGACCAAACGGCAGTTGTATTTCGAAAAAGGCGCGCTGGAGGTTTGGCTGTGCAACGCCGATGGCCATCTCAGTTTTTTCGGCCCGCATGGGCTGTTGAAAAAGTCTGTCCTGTTCCCCGATTTTCCAGCCAAAATCGAACTCTAG